The genome window CAAGGCTTGAACGGGACAGAAATTGCTATCTCTGAATCACAAGAACGGATGGCAGTTGTGGTTCGTCCTAAGGATGTAGATGCTTTCGTTGCAGAATGTAATAAAGAAAATATTGACGCGGTTGTGGTTGCGACAGTGACTGAAAAACCAAATCTTGTCATGCACTGGAATGGCGAAACGATTGTCGACTTGGAACGTCGTTTTCTTGATACAAACGGTGTGCGTGTAGTCGTTGATGCCAAGGTTGTGGACAAGGATGCCAAACTTCCAGAAGAACGCACAACCAATGCTGACACACTTGAAGCAGATACCCTTGCAGTTCTGTCTGACCTCAACCATGCGAGTCAAAAAGGCTTGCAAACCATCTTTGACTGTTCGGTCGGTCGTTCTACAGTCAATCACCCACTTGGCGGTCGCTACCAACTCACACCAACTGAGGCATCTGTCCAGAAATTGCCAGTTCAGCACGGGGTGACCAATACTGCGTCTGTCATGGCGCAAGGATTCAATCCATATGTGGCAGAATGGTCTCCATACCACGGTGCTGCCTATGCGGTCATCGAAGCGACTGCTCGTTTGGTGGCTGCTGGTGCAAACTGGTCTAAGGCTCGCTTCTCTTACCAAGAGTATTTCGAGCGGATGGACAAACAAGCTGAGCGCTTTGGTCAGCCAGTAGCAGCTCTTCTAGGCTCTATCGAAGCACAAATCCAACTTGGCTTGCCATCTATCGGTGGTAAGGACTCTATGTCTGGTACCTTTGAAGAATTAACCGTACCACCAACCTTGGTTGCTTTTGGGGTGACGACAGCAGATAGCCGCAAGGTGCTCTCTCCTGAGTTCAAGACTGCTGGTGAAAACATCTACTACATCCCAGGTCAAGCTCTAGCACAAGAGATTGACTTTGATCTTATCAAGTCTAACTTCGCTCAGTTTGAAGCCCTTCAAGAGGCCCACAAAGTAACATCTGCATCAGCTGTCAAATACGGTGGTGTCGTTGAAAGCTTGGCTCTTGCTACCTTTGGGAACCATATCGGTGCAGAGGTGACCTTGCCTGAACTTGAAACAGCTTTGACAGCTCAATTGGGCGGATTTGTCTTCACATCTCCTGAAGAAATTGCTGGAGTAGAGAAGATTGGACAAACAAGCGCAGACTTTACACTCCTTGTCAACGGTGTGAAGCTAGATGGACACAAACTTGACAGTGCCTTCCAAGGGAAACTGGAAGAAGTTTACCCAACAGAATTTGCACAAGCCAAAGAACTGGAAGAAGTTCCAGCTGTCGCTTCTGACGCAGTCATCAAAGCCAAGGAAACTATTGAAAAACCTGTGGTTTACATCCCAGTCTTCCCAGGTACCAACTCAGAATATGACTCAGCTAAGGCCTTCGAAAAAGAAGGTTCAGAGGTTAACTTGGTACCATTTGTGACCTTGAATGAAGAAGCTATTGTCAAGTCAGTTGAAACCATGGTTGACAACATCGGCAAGGCTAACATCCTCTTCTTTGCAGGTGGCTTCTCAGCTGCGGATGAGCCGGATGGATCAGCTAAGTTTATTGTCAATATCCTTCTTAATGAAAAAGTGCGTGCAGCCATTGATAGCTTTATCGCTCGTGGTGGCTTGATTATCGGTATCTGTAATGGGTTCCAGGCCTTGGTCAAATCAGGTCTTCTTCCATACGGAAACTTCGAGGATGCCAGCAGTACGAGTCCAACCCTCTTCTACAATGATGCCAACCAACACGTGGCTAAGATGGTGGAAACTCGGATTGCCAATACCAACTCGCCATGGTTGGCTGGTGTGCAAGTGGGCGATATCCATGCCATTCCAGTATCGCACGGTGAAGGGAAATTTGTCGTGACGGCTGAAGAATTTGCAGAGCTCCGTGACAATGGACAAATCTTTAGCCAATACGTTGACTTTGACGGCAAACCAAGTATGGATTCTAAGTACAATCCGAATGGTTCTGTAAATGCCATCGAAGGAATTACCAGCAAGAATGGTCAAATCATCGGTAAAATGGGACACTCAGAACGTTATGAAGACGATCTTTTCCAAAACATCCCAGGAAATAAAGACCAGCACCTGTTCGCGTCGGCTGTGCGTTATTTCACAGAGAAATAAAAGGTATAAAAAATGACATACGAAGTAAAATCTCTTAATGAAGAATGTGGTGTTTTCGGTATCTGGGGACATCCAGATGCTGCTAAATTAACCTATTTTGGTCTCCACAGTCTTCAGCACCGTGGTCAGGAGGGGGCAGGAATCCTCTCCAATGATCAGGGGCAATTGAAGCGTCATCGTGACATGGGGCTTTTATCAGAAGTGTTCAGAAACCCAGCTAATTTGGATAAACTGACTGGAACGAGCGCGATTGGGCATGTTCGTTACGCGACTGCTGGCGAAGCTTCTGTGGACAACATCCAGCCCTTCCTCTTTCGCTTTCATGATATGCAGTTTGGACTTGCTCATAACGGAAACTTGACCAATGCCGAATCGCTCAAGAAAGAATTGGAACAAAGAGGAGCAATTTTCAGTTCAACTTCGGACTCGGAAATCTTGGCCCACCTCATTCGTCGGAGTCACAATCCGAACTTGATGGGCAAAATCAAAGAGGCGCTCAGCCTTGTAAAAGGTGGATTTGCTTATATCCTGCTGTTTGAGGACAAGTTGATTGCGGCGCTTGATCCTAATGGCTTCCGTCCGCTTTCGATTGGGAAAATGACCAACGGAGCGGTAGTGGTTTCCTCCGAAACCTGTGCTTTTGAAGTTATTGGTGCTGAGTGGATTCGAGATTTGAAGCCTGGAGAGATTGTGATCATTGATGATAAGGGCATCCAGTATGATAGCTATACAGATGATACACAGTTGGCGATTTGCTCTATGGAGTATATCTATTTTGCTCGCCCCGATTCCAATATCCACGGTGTCAATGTCCATACAGCTCGCAAACGTATGGGAGCTCAATTGGCGCGTGAATTTAAGCATGAAGCGGATATAGTGGTCGGTGTGCCAAATTCATCACTCAGCGCAGCCATGGGATTTGCGGAAGAGTCTGGTCTGCCAAATGAAATGGGGCTGATTAAAAACCAATACACGCAACGAACCTTTATCCAACCGACTCAAGAATTGCGGGAGCAAGGGGTACGGATGAAACTGTCTGCCGTTTCGGGTGTTGTCAAAGGCAAACGTGTGGTCATGATTGATGATTCCATTGTTCGTGGGACAACCTCTCGCCGTATCGTTCAGCTTTTGAAAGAAGCGGGTGCTTCTGAGGTTCACGTTGCTATTGGAAGTCCTGCGCTAGCTTATCCATGTTTCTACGGGATTGATATCCAGACTCGTCAGGAGCTGATTGCTGCCAATCATACGGTCGAAGAAACTCGCCAAATCATTGGTGCGGATAGCCTGACCTATCTTTCTGTTGAAGGTTTGATTGATTCGATTGGTATTGAAACAGATGCTCCGAACGGTGGTCTCTGTGTCGCTTACTTTGACGGCGACTACCCAACTCCTCTCTACGACTATGAGGAAGAATATCGTAGAAGTTTGGAAGAAAAGACCAGTTTTTACAAATAGGCGGATAACGATTTTCCATTAAAGGAAAGGAATGAACAAAATGACGAATAAAAATGCTTATGCGCAGTCTGGTGTGGATGTTGAAGCGGGTTATGAAGTAGTTGAACGAATAAAAAAACATGTGGCTCGCACGGAGCGTGCGGGTGTCATGGGAGCTCTTGGTGGTTTCGGTGGCATGTTTGACCTTTCAAAGACAGGTGTCAAAGAGCCGGTCTTGATCTCAGGGACTGACGGTGTCGGAACCAAGCTCATGCTGGCTATCAAGTACGACAAGCACGATACCATCGGGCAGGACTGTGTGGCTATGTGTGTCAACGATATTATTGCTGCAGGTGCGGAGCCTCTTTACTTCCTCGACTATGTGGCGACAGGGAAGAATGAACCAGCCAAGCTAGAACAAGTCGTCGCTGGTGTGGCAGAAGGTTGTGTGCAGGCAGGCGCTGCCCTCATCGGTGGGGAAACGGCTGAAATGCCTGGTATGTATGGCGAAGATGACTACGACTTGGCTGGTTTTGCAGTTGGTGTGGCTGAAAAATCTCAAATCATTGACGGCTCAAAGGTGGCAGAAGGCGATGTTCTTCTCGGGCTTGCTTCAAGTGGGATTCACTCAAATGGTTACTCACTTGTTCGTCGTGTCTTTGCCGACTATACAGGTGAGGAAGTCTTGCCAGAATTGGAAGGCAAGAAACTCAAGGAAGTCCTGCTTGAGCCGACTCGTATCTATGTCAAGGCTGTCTTACCGCTCATCAAAGAAGAGTTGGTCAACGGTATTGCCCATATCACTGGTGGTGGCTTTATCGAGAATGTCCCTCGTATGTTTGCGGATGACCTAGCTGCGGAAATTGAAGAAGACAAGGTTCCAGTGCTTCCGATTTTCAAAGCTCTTGAAAAATACGGTCAAATCAAGCATGAAGAAATGTTTGAAATCTTCAATATGGGTGTGGGACTCATGCTGGCAGTTAGCCCTGAAAATGTAGGTCGTGTCAAGGATTTGTTGGATGAACCAGTCTATGAAATTGGTCGCATCGTCAAGAAAGAAAACGAAAGTGTCATCATCAAATGAAAAAAATAGCGGTTTTTGCCTCTGGTAATGGCTCAAATTTTCAGGTGATTGCCGAAGAGTTTCCGGTGGAATTTGTCTTTTCAGACCATCGTGACGCCTATGTGCTGGAACGTGCAGACAAGCTCGGCGTCCTGTCCTATGCTTTTGAACTCAAGGAGTTTGAGAACAAGGCGGACTACGAAGCAGCTCTTGTCGAACTCTTGGAAGAACATCAGATTGACTTGGTTTGCCTCGCCGGCTACATGAAAATCGTTGGGCCCACCTTGCTAGCTTCCTACGAAGGTCGTATCATAAACATTCACCCAGCCTACCTGCCAGAATTTCCAGGAGCTCATGGGATAGAGGATGCTTGGAATGCCGGGGTTGCTGAGAGTGGCGTTACCATTCACTGGGTGGACTCTGGTGTGGATACAGGCAAGGTCATCAAACAAGTCCGTGTGCCACGTCTAGCTGATGATACTATCGAAAGATTTGAAGCTCGCATTCATGAAGCGGAGTATAAGTTGTATCCAGAGGTGCTGGATAGCTTGGGAGTTGCACGAAAATAAGAAGGAAGTCATGGATGATTTTGTGGCAAGGATTAAAAGTTATCTGCTAAGGAGAAATTTATGGGTTTGTTTGATTTTTTAAGAAAAAACCTTCTAGCGAAGAGACGTCAACTAGAGATGAGGGAAAGATTGTTATCAAATCTGAAAATACAGATGATAGCGCTCCAGGATGGGAAGCCATCGATGCAGAATTTGATCGTCTTTATCCTGATCAGCCCAATCCTCGGCATTATGGAACGCTTGTCAAATATATGTTTTGTGGTCCAGATCCGCTTGATGGCATCAGTGTTTATGATGCGGGAGATTTTTGGCATTTTGTTGGCTATGGTTTGTCGAAGTTATACACAAAAGAAAGCTCGGACCCTAAATACAGTGGTTATGGGATTGAATTAACCTTTAAGTTAAAGAAATCGAATAGTGACGACGAAGAAGAAATAAAAAATGGCTGTGGCTTGTTGCAGTATGTAGCAAGATATATTTTTCAAACAGGTAAAGTGGTTTTGCCAGAAGAATACATTTATACCAAGCAAACGGTAGGAATTGATGCCCAACAGAAATCTAGTCTGACAGGGTTCTTGACTGCTGCTGATGATTTAGCTAAGTCTCTAGATACTCCGCATGGAAAAGTGGAATTTGTAACCTTAATTGGTGCGACAGATGCCGAACTGCGAAGTGTGTACGAAAGTGAAACTAGTAAGCTTGAGGTCAGAAAACTGTTAAAAGAACTTGGGAATCAGCTTACAGACTATGATCGCCAGTCTTTAGTTTAAATGATGTGAAAGCACCTCTTGATACAATGAAAGGAAAAAACATGACTAAACGCGCCTTAATCAGCGTCTCAGACAAAACGGGCATTGTTGAATTTGCCCAAGAACTTAAAAAACTTGGTTGGGATATCATCTCGACAGGTGGGACCAAGGTTGCCCTTGATAATTCTGGGGTGGAGACTGTTGCCATCGATGATGTAACTGGTTTCCCAGAAATGATGGACGGTCGTGTTAAGACTCTCCATCCAAATATTCACGGTGGTCTCCTCGCTCGTCGTGACCTTGATCGCCATCTAGAGGCTGCTAAGGACAATAAGATTGAATTGATTGACCTTGTTGTAGTCAACCTTTACCCATTCAAGGAAACGATTCTCAAACCAGACGTGACGTACGCTGACGCAGTTGAAAATATCGATATCGGTGGGCCATCCATGCTTCGTTCAGCAGCTAAAAACCACGCCAGCGTAACGGTTGTTGTAGACCCAGCTGACTATGCAGTGGTGCTTGATGAATTGGCAGCAAATGGTGAAACGACTTATGAAACTCGTCAACGTTTGGCAGCCAAGGTTTTCCGTCACACAGCAGCTTATGATGCCTTGATTGCAGAATACTTCACAGCTCAAGTGGGTGAAGAAAAACCTGAAAAGCTCACTTTGACCTATGACCTGAAGCAACCAATGCGTTATGGGGAAAATCCTCAGCAGGATGCCGATTTCTATCAAAAAGCCTTGCCAACGGATTACTCCATTGCATCAGCGAAACAGCTCAACGGTAAGGAATTGTCCTTTAACAATATTCGTGACGCTGA of Streptococcus oralis contains these proteins:
- the purN gene encoding phosphoribosylglycinamide formyltransferase produces the protein MKKIAVFASGNGSNFQVIAEEFPVEFVFSDHRDAYVLERADKLGVLSYAFELKEFENKADYEAALVELLEEHQIDLVCLAGYMKIVGPTLLASYEGRIINIHPAYLPEFPGAHGIEDAWNAGVAESGVTIHWVDSGVDTGKVIKQVRVPRLADDTIERFEARIHEAEYKLYPEVLDSLGVARK
- a CDS encoding phosphoribosylformylglycinamidine synthase, translated to MDKRIFVEKKADFQVKSESLVRELQHNLGLSTLKSIRIVQVYDVFDLAEDLFEPAEKHIFSEQVTDHVLDEAAVQADLANYAFFAIESLPGQFDQRAASSQEALLLLGSSSDVTVNTAQLYLVNKDIDATELEAVKNYLLNPVDSRFKDITTGIAKQEFSESDKTIPKLTFFESYTAEDFARYKAEQGMAMEVDDLLFIQDYFKSIGRVPTETELKVLDTYWSDHCRHTTFETELKQIDFSASKFQKQLQATYDKYIAMREELGRSEKPQTLMDMATIFGRYERANGRLDDMEVSDEINACSVEIEVDVDGVKEPWLLMFKNETHNHPTEIEPFGGAATCIGGAIRDPLSGRSYVYQAMRISGAGDITAPISETRAGKLPQQVISKTAAHGYSSYGNQIGLATTYVREYFHPGFVAKRMELGAVVGAAPKGNVVREKPEAGDVIILLGGKTGRDGVGGATGSSKVQTVESVETAGAEVQKGNAIEERKIQRLFRNGDVTRLIKKSNDFGAGGVCVAIGELADGLEIDLNKVPLKYQGLNGTEIAISESQERMAVVVRPKDVDAFVAECNKENIDAVVVATVTEKPNLVMHWNGETIVDLERRFLDTNGVRVVVDAKVVDKDAKLPEERTTNADTLEADTLAVLSDLNHASQKGLQTIFDCSVGRSTVNHPLGGRYQLTPTEASVQKLPVQHGVTNTASVMAQGFNPYVAEWSPYHGAAYAVIEATARLVAAGANWSKARFSYQEYFERMDKQAERFGQPVAALLGSIEAQIQLGLPSIGGKDSMSGTFEELTVPPTLVAFGVTTADSRKVLSPEFKTAGENIYYIPGQALAQEIDFDLIKSNFAQFEALQEAHKVTSASAVKYGGVVESLALATFGNHIGAEVTLPELETALTAQLGGFVFTSPEEIAGVEKIGQTSADFTLLVNGVKLDGHKLDSAFQGKLEEVYPTEFAQAKELEEVPAVASDAVIKAKETIEKPVVYIPVFPGTNSEYDSAKAFEKEGSEVNLVPFVTLNEEAIVKSVETMVDNIGKANILFFAGGFSAADEPDGSAKFIVNILLNEKVRAAIDSFIARGGLIIGICNGFQALVKSGLLPYGNFEDASSTSPTLFYNDANQHVAKMVETRIANTNSPWLAGVQVGDIHAIPVSHGEGKFVVTAEEFAELRDNGQIFSQYVDFDGKPSMDSKYNPNGSVNAIEGITSKNGQIIGKMGHSERYEDDLFQNIPGNKDQHLFASAVRYFTEK
- the purF gene encoding amidophosphoribosyltransferase, with product MTYEVKSLNEECGVFGIWGHPDAAKLTYFGLHSLQHRGQEGAGILSNDQGQLKRHRDMGLLSEVFRNPANLDKLTGTSAIGHVRYATAGEASVDNIQPFLFRFHDMQFGLAHNGNLTNAESLKKELEQRGAIFSSTSDSEILAHLIRRSHNPNLMGKIKEALSLVKGGFAYILLFEDKLIAALDPNGFRPLSIGKMTNGAVVVSSETCAFEVIGAEWIRDLKPGEIVIIDDKGIQYDSYTDDTQLAICSMEYIYFARPDSNIHGVNVHTARKRMGAQLAREFKHEADIVVGVPNSSLSAAMGFAEESGLPNEMGLIKNQYTQRTFIQPTQELREQGVRMKLSAVSGVVKGKRVVMIDDSIVRGTTSRRIVQLLKEAGASEVHVAIGSPALAYPCFYGIDIQTRQELIAANHTVEETRQIIGADSLTYLSVEGLIDSIGIETDAPNGGLCVAYFDGDYPTPLYDYEEEYRRSLEEKTSFYK
- the purM gene encoding phosphoribosylformylglycinamidine cyclo-ligase; translation: MTNKNAYAQSGVDVEAGYEVVERIKKHVARTERAGVMGALGGFGGMFDLSKTGVKEPVLISGTDGVGTKLMLAIKYDKHDTIGQDCVAMCVNDIIAAGAEPLYFLDYVATGKNEPAKLEQVVAGVAEGCVQAGAALIGGETAEMPGMYGEDDYDLAGFAVGVAEKSQIIDGSKVAEGDVLLGLASSGIHSNGYSLVRRVFADYTGEEVLPELEGKKLKEVLLEPTRIYVKAVLPLIKEELVNGIAHITGGGFIENVPRMFADDLAAEIEEDKVPVLPIFKALEKYGQIKHEEMFEIFNMGVGLMLAVSPENVGRVKDLLDEPVYEIGRIVKKENESVIIK